The following are from one region of the Paenibacillus sabinae T27 genome:
- a CDS encoding HAD family hydrolase, with the protein MQDGKKIWVGSEVLHVRAVAFDKDGTLFDSVKFWSYIDELRKNEFTRLTGPEYGDEWSAMMGFTQPDHVDYTGVLAVATTLEEIILTAGLLYRLKGWSWFECKQKAQQIFANADRQLQLEHAFHSTDNVPDIFHHLHSHGISVGIMTSDAYERTSRLMQMLKVDHVLDFVITPEQVSKGKPDPEMVTKACAMLKISPGELAIVGDSVADVQMAKAAGSIGIGLITYEGSEKDLSPHADFLIHSLSEIQVK; encoded by the coding sequence ATGCAGGATGGCAAAAAAATATGGGTTGGTTCTGAAGTCTTACATGTTCGGGCGGTAGCTTTCGACAAAGACGGCACCTTGTTCGATTCCGTGAAGTTCTGGTCCTACATTGATGAATTGAGAAAGAACGAATTTACACGTCTTACAGGTCCCGAATACGGTGATGAGTGGAGCGCCATGATGGGGTTTACGCAGCCGGATCACGTTGACTACACCGGGGTGCTTGCGGTAGCCACGACGCTGGAGGAAATCATTCTGACTGCAGGGCTCCTTTATCGTCTGAAGGGATGGTCCTGGTTCGAATGCAAGCAAAAGGCGCAGCAAATTTTCGCGAACGCCGACCGGCAGCTTCAATTGGAGCATGCTTTCCACTCGACGGATAACGTGCCTGATATATTTCATCATTTGCACTCCCACGGAATATCCGTCGGGATCATGACATCGGATGCTTACGAACGCACATCACGGCTCATGCAGATGCTGAAAGTCGATCATGTGCTGGATTTTGTCATAACCCCCGAGCAAGTAAGCAAAGGAAAACCTGACCCGGAAATGGTGACTAAAGCTTGCGCGATGCTGAAGATTTCACCCGGGGAGCTGGCCATTGTTGGTGATTCTGTGGCGGATGTCCAAATGGCGAAAGCTGCCGGCAGCATCGGAATCGGTCTCATTACGTACGAAGGTTCGGAAAAGGATTTATCTCCGCATGCGGACTTTTTAATCCATTCTCTTTCGGAGATCCAAGTAAAATAA
- a CDS encoding GH32 C-terminal domain-containing protein, whose protein sequence is MTNISGWTPLSGTWSNNNSGKLGSSKDDAYTMSGETASDFSYETDLSISQNDGASGFGSLVFRADADGKNGYEAVLDDANDKVRLIQMVNGASKVIKEKEAVVESGKAYHLKTSAAGGAIKVFLNGTPVIDAEDAAYSTGLLGLHASKASVQFQGVFKTKYIVTEASEIENHDFETGDLTGWKSVRGDAFTDAHVSEATEYWGGPFGQQGNSHLWGAAVPPYDALTGELHSSYFKLGGSGEINLMIGGGNDINTRYVALVRASDDKELIRQENKYWADDEKYCRFVWDASDYLGEVLYIKIVDNATGGWGHINVDDVNVYNTGTIPAAVDNKAQEPKEPEQYESGTITEWKGIVGEWVPSTNGRVAGVWECPALFTLPVDGNPSNKKWVLLVSLQNGSIGGGAGMQYFIGDFDGKRFVNDNPADQVLWADYGADFYAGIPYNNIEGKNGERYWLAWMSNWQYAKKTPTTTWRSSLTLPREMELTRTEDGLRLKQTQVSLEKIRDHSGKITMENQLISTGTSNAVSKTSDVYEILAEFDVSQSTASEFGFKVHKGTIKHGDTPEQTVVGYDTAKQNLFVDRSKSGNFNYGIHVKGKHEAPLRPENDTVKMHLFVDRSAIEVFGNNGTAAITDQVFPDPRSTGLEIYSVGGDVKLKSLDIYPLKSVWGKSPVKTNLSGWTTINGMWADTLYGKQGETAGMDAITISGNTGGDSSYEADIRILDTDSHPNDPNQDYVPNPVGSGDLIFRSDRLGENAYMARLDVRTNTVKLIKLAGGQSVSLAVYGAEDGLNLTANKTYNLKVVTEKDSIQVYLDKARIITASDPSFTGGYFGLGVSGSTTAFDNIIYKNKTDFEPAPPKPVDTTATDLINPDFETGDLTGWTVVSGNAFSDKHVSQEKTFFGVLPFNHSGTYHLWGYNGEAGGDAATGVLKSNNFKLSGSGEISFLMGGGNDYENLYVALVRASDDQVLLKTTNVGFEDDETYRRMTLDASAYLGEVVYIKLVDTATGGWGHLNVDDFKVQ, encoded by the coding sequence CAAGGAGAAAGAGGCGGTCGTCGAATCAGGAAAAGCATACCATCTGAAAACAAGCGCAGCCGGCGGCGCGATTAAAGTGTTTCTGAATGGTACGCCGGTTATTGACGCGGAGGATGCGGCCTACTCCACAGGCCTGCTCGGTCTGCACGCTTCGAAGGCTTCAGTCCAATTCCAGGGCGTGTTTAAGACAAAGTATATTGTCACGGAAGCTTCCGAGATTGAGAACCATGATTTTGAGACTGGCGATTTGACGGGCTGGAAAAGTGTAAGAGGAGACGCTTTTACGGACGCGCATGTCTCCGAAGCGACGGAATATTGGGGCGGACCTTTCGGGCAGCAGGGCAACAGCCATTTATGGGGAGCGGCGGTTCCTCCTTATGACGCTTTGACAGGTGAGCTCCATTCCAGCTATTTCAAGCTGGGCGGTTCGGGTGAAATCAACCTGATGATCGGAGGGGGCAATGATATCAATACCCGGTATGTTGCTTTGGTGAGAGCTTCCGACGATAAGGAGCTGATCCGGCAAGAGAACAAATACTGGGCGGACGATGAAAAATATTGCCGATTCGTCTGGGACGCTTCGGACTATTTGGGCGAGGTTCTGTACATCAAGATCGTTGATAATGCGACCGGCGGCTGGGGGCATATCAATGTTGACGACGTCAATGTCTACAACACGGGAACGATTCCCGCGGCAGTCGATAATAAAGCCCAAGAACCGAAGGAACCGGAGCAGTACGAGAGCGGTACAATTACCGAGTGGAAAGGAATCGTCGGAGAGTGGGTTCCTTCGACGAACGGCAGGGTGGCAGGCGTTTGGGAATGTCCGGCATTGTTTACCCTCCCGGTCGACGGCAATCCGAGCAACAAAAAGTGGGTGCTGCTGGTCAGTCTGCAAAACGGCTCGATCGGCGGCGGGGCCGGCATGCAGTATTTCATCGGGGATTTCGACGGCAAGCGGTTTGTGAACGACAATCCGGCGGATCAGGTGCTGTGGGCGGACTATGGCGCGGACTTCTATGCCGGTATCCCGTACAACAACATAGAAGGGAAGAACGGGGAGCGGTACTGGCTCGCTTGGATGAGCAATTGGCAGTACGCCAAAAAAACGCCGACCACGACGTGGAGAAGCTCTTTGACGCTTCCGAGAGAGATGGAGCTGACCCGGACCGAAGACGGGCTTCGGCTCAAGCAAACACAGGTCAGTCTGGAGAAAATCCGTGACCACAGCGGCAAAATCACGATGGAAAACCAGCTGATTTCGACCGGAACCTCAAATGCCGTTTCCAAGACCTCGGATGTGTACGAAATCCTAGCCGAGTTCGATGTGTCCCAGTCTACGGCTTCCGAATTCGGCTTTAAAGTGCACAAGGGCACGATCAAGCACGGAGACACTCCTGAACAGACCGTGGTCGGGTATGATACGGCCAAGCAAAACCTGTTCGTCGACCGCTCGAAATCCGGCAACTTCAATTACGGCATCCATGTAAAAGGCAAACATGAGGCGCCGCTGCGGCCGGAGAATGATACGGTCAAGATGCATCTCTTCGTGGATCGTTCCGCGATTGAAGTATTCGGCAATAACGGTACCGCTGCCATTACCGATCAGGTCTTCCCCGACCCGCGCAGCACCGGGCTGGAAATATACAGTGTCGGCGGGGACGTGAAGCTGAAATCGCTAGACATCTACCCGCTGAAATCGGTTTGGGGCAAGTCCCCGGTCAAAACGAACCTGAGCGGATGGACCACGATAAACGGCATGTGGGCGGATACCCTCTATGGCAAACAGGGAGAAACGGCCGGTATGGACGCCATCACGATTTCGGGAAATACAGGCGGCGACTCTTCGTATGAAGCCGATATCCGGATTCTCGATACCGACTCTCATCCGAATGACCCGAATCAGGACTATGTCCCGAATCCGGTCGGCTCCGGAGATTTGATATTCCGTTCCGACAGGCTGGGAGAGAACGCGTACATGGCAAGATTAGATGTCCGGACCAACACGGTGAAATTGATCAAATTGGCCGGAGGCCAATCGGTGTCCCTCGCCGTTTATGGCGCGGAAGACGGGCTCAACCTGACAGCCAACAAGACGTACAACCTGAAAGTAGTAACGGAGAAAGATTCTATTCAGGTTTATCTGGATAAGGCACGGATTATCACGGCCAGCGATCCTTCATTCACGGGCGGATATTTCGGTTTGGGCGTATCGGGCTCCACAACCGCATTTGATAACATCATTTATAAGAACAAAACGGATTTTGAGCCGGCTCCTCCGAAGCCCGTTGATACGACCGCTACAGATTTGATTAATCCGGATTTTGAAACGGGCGACCTGACCGGATGGACGGTAGTCAGCGGCAATGCGTTCAGCGACAAGCATGTTTCGCAGGAGAAAACATTCTTTGGCGTTCTTCCCTTCAACCACAGCGGCACTTATCATCTTTGGGGATACAATGGGGAAGCGGGCGGCGACGCCGCGACCGGCGTCCTGAAATCAAACAATTTCAAGCTGTCAGGAAGCGGGGAGATTAGCTTCCTGATGGGCGGCGGAAACGACTATGAGAACTTATATGTCGCTCTTGTAAGAGCGTCGGATGATCAGGTCCTGCTGAAAACGACGAACGTCGGTTTTGAGGATGACGAGACCTACCGCAGAATGACGCTGGACGCTTCCGCCTATCTGGGCGAAGTCGTATATATCAAGCTGGTCGATACCGCCACCGGCGGTTGGGGCCATCTGAACGTCGACGATTTTAAGGTACAATAA